Proteins encoded in a region of the Deinococcus aestuarii genome:
- a CDS encoding Uma2 family endonuclease, with translation MRREYVDGFVYAHAGASLPHNRIAANLGRVLLNATRGGPC, from the coding sequence GTGAGGCGCGAGTACGTGGACGGCTTCGTCTATGCCCACGCGGGGGCGAGCCTGCCGCACAACCGCATCGCCGCCAACCTCGGGCGCGTGTTGCTGAATGCCACACGCGGCGGCCCCTGCTGA
- a CDS encoding S8 family serine peptidase yields MKPALPLLALTVAVALASCGGSGDPPVDGGGTDVCAQTVPVGTTRPVGVAAASVLPTTAPAPDWTAPHVPGRVLVVGQDGTLGAQGLGLLSTVRTQRVTAGLSLALTPAGETDRAFAGRLAAAGVRVQPDFLYRSLATPNDPGYPGNGGVELGFTNASQTYLTRIRAEGAWDVLGGCGKTPEGALTAVLDTGADGGHRDLNGRLLGGRSFVSGESSATVDLIGHGTASAGLIGAATNNGVGLAGVTWSGRTLLPVKVLGSAGGSTSAIAQGLDYAVAQGARVINLSLGTPGNPGDQVLDTALNNAAKTAVLVAAAGNTESVGGYQGVYYPASNPNVIAVGAVGASDRTLACYSERPTASQGRKLDLVAPGGAADGFCPGASPDQDLLVLSPGSAYARSAGTSDAAPLVSGVAALVRAANPDLTAPQTRALLINSANSSGGLPLLDAQAAISAALR; encoded by the coding sequence ATGAAACCCGCCCTGCCCCTGCTGGCCCTGACCGTCGCCGTGGCTCTCGCGTCCTGTGGGGGGTCGGGGGACCCGCCGGTGGATGGGGGCGGGACCGACGTGTGCGCCCAGACGGTGCCGGTCGGGACGACCCGCCCGGTGGGCGTGGCGGCGGCCAGCGTTCTCCCGACGACCGCGCCCGCCCCCGACTGGACGGCGCCCCATGTGCCGGGCCGGGTGCTTGTCGTGGGCCAGGACGGGACCCTGGGCGCGCAGGGCCTGGGTCTCCTCTCCACCGTGCGGACCCAGCGGGTGACGGCGGGCCTGAGCCTGGCCCTCACCCCGGCGGGCGAGACGGACCGGGCCTTCGCCGGGCGGCTGGCGGCGGCGGGAGTGCGCGTGCAGCCGGACTTCCTCTACCGGTCTCTCGCCACGCCCAACGATCCCGGCTACCCCGGAAACGGCGGAGTCGAACTCGGTTTCACGAACGCCTCCCAGACCTACCTGACCCGCATCCGGGCGGAGGGAGCCTGGGACGTGCTGGGCGGGTGCGGGAAGACGCCGGAGGGGGCGCTGACGGCGGTGCTCGACACGGGGGCAGACGGCGGTCACCGCGACCTCAACGGGCGGCTTCTGGGGGGCCGGAGTTTCGTGAGCGGGGAGAGCTCCGCCACCGTGGACCTGATCGGGCACGGCACGGCGAGCGCGGGGCTGATCGGCGCGGCCACGAACAACGGCGTGGGCCTGGCGGGCGTCACCTGGAGCGGACGCACCCTGCTGCCCGTCAAGGTGCTGGGCAGCGCGGGGGGCTCGACGAGCGCCATCGCGCAGGGGCTCGACTACGCCGTGGCGCAGGGGGCCAGGGTCATCAACCTGAGCCTGGGCACGCCCGGGAACCCGGGGGATCAGGTGCTGGACACGGCGCTGAACAACGCGGCCAAGACGGCCGTGCTGGTCGCGGCGGCGGGCAACACCGAGAGCGTGGGGGGGTACCAGGGCGTGTACTACCCGGCGAGCAACCCGAACGTGATCGCGGTGGGAGCGGTCGGGGCGAGCGACCGGACCCTGGCGTGCTACAGCGAGCGGCCCACCGCCTCCCAGGGCCGCAAACTCGACCTCGTGGCCCCGGGTGGCGCGGCGGACGGCTTTTGCCCGGGCGCCTCCCCCGACCAGGACCTGCTCGTCCTCTCGCCCGGCAGCGCCTACGCCCGCAGCGCGGGCACGAGCGACGCCGCGCCCCTCGTCAGCGGCGTGGCGGCCCTGGTGCGCGCAGCGAACCCGGACCTCACCGCCCCGCAGACGCGCGCGCTCCTGATCAACAGCGCGAACTCGTCGGGGGGCCTGCCCCTGCTTGACGCGCAGGCCGCCATCAGCGCCGCCCTGCGCTAG
- a CDS encoding Uma2 family endonuclease, which translates to MKVRVTRMGQLSSSSPDFVVVCEPHEDLRQAETRPGLIVEILSQSTRQVDMTYKAHDYLSLPSLQGHLLVDSEERAAELYRRTPNGWQVETVEGSVRLPCLDVELRLDEVYEGVEL; encoded by the coding sequence ATGAAGGTCCGCGTGACCAGAATGGGCCAGCTCAGCTCCTCCTCCCCCGATTTCGTCGTGGTCTGCGAACCGCACGAGGACCTCCGGCAGGCCGAGACCCGCCCCGGCCTGATCGTCGAAATCCTGAGCCAGTCCACCCGGCAGGTGGACATGACCTATAAGGCGCACGACTACCTCAGCCTGCCCAGCCTGCAAGGCCACCTGCTGGTGGACAGCGAGGAACGGGCCGCAGAACTCTACCGGCGCACCCCGAACGGGTGGCAGGTCGAGACGGTGGAAGGCAGCGTGCGCCTGCCCTGCCTGGACGTGGAGCTGAGGTTGGATGAGGTGTACGAGGGGGTGGAGCTGTAG